A region of Thermodesulfovibrionales bacterium DNA encodes the following proteins:
- the rplI gene encoding 50S ribosomal protein L9, translated as MKVILKEDIKSLGKAGDIVNVSDGYARNYLIPRGLALVADEKNIKTFELQKKKLLEAIEKEKARNLEFAERLKNLTVTIKAKAGEDGKLFGSITTMHISEALRKEGIELDRKRIVLSEPIKRTGEYRVAVKLPHEINSEFTLRVLNES; from the coding sequence ATGAAGGTGATTCTCAAAGAAGACATTAAATCCCTTGGGAAAGCAGGAGATATTGTGAATGTCTCTGACGGTTATGCAAGGAATTATCTTATCCCCAGGGGATTAGCCCTTGTTGCAGATGAGAAGAATATAAAGACCTTTGAGCTCCAGAAGAAAAAGCTACTTGAGGCAATAGAGAAGGAGAAGGCTCGCAACCTTGAATTTGCTGAAAGGTTAAAGAATTTAACTGTTACTATAAAGGCCAAGGCAGGAGAGGATGGTAAACTCTTTGGTTCAATAACCACCATGCATATATCAGAGGCCCTTAGGAAAGAAGGAATAGAGCTTGACAGGAAAAGGATCGTACTTTCTGAGCCTATTAAAAGAACAGGTGAATACAGGGTGGCAGTGAAACTACCTCATGAAATAAATTCAGAGTTCACACTGAGGGTTCTTAATGAAAGTTGA